A region of the Candidatus Neomarinimicrobiota bacterium genome:
GCAAGAGCAGGACCGGGAGCAATTCAAAGCCATGATGAACCGGGCTCTGGCGGTTAAGGCCGGCGGTATCACCAACCGCCTAGCCAAGCGCCGAGCCAGGTGGCTCCTCAAGCGGATCGATGACCTTTTTCTGTAGGACGCGTAATCATTTATAAGAGTTGGTGGGCATTGCTCTTGGCGGTGGGTTCCCTGACGGGAGCCTGGCTGCAGGCCGGCACCGGGCCAATAAATATCAAAATAGCTTCCCTAGCGCCGGAGGGCTCGCCCTGGCATCAGGTGCTCCAGGAAATTGCCCAGGACTGGCGAGATATCTCGAATGGACAAGTGCGACTGCAGATCTATCCCGGAGGCGTATTAGGTGATGAGAGCGACATGGTGCGTAAAATGCGCCTTAATCAGGTGCACGCCGCCGCCCTCACAGCCGAAGGGCTCAGTTACATTGACAGGGGGATTTACGGGCTATCGCTGCCACTGCTGGTAAATGACTACGCCGAGCTGGACTGGCTCCGGGCCCAGGTGGAGCCGGAGCTGCGACGCCGATACCAGGAAAAGGGAGTTATCGTGCTCGCATGGGCCGATGTAGGCTGGGTCTACTGGTTCACCCGTCAGCCGGTAAGAACGCCGGATGACCTGCGACAATTGCGCCTATTCACCTGGGCCGGCGATCCCCACTCACCGCGATTATGGAAAACGGCCGGGTTCCAGGCAGTATCGCTCTCAGCCGTAGACGTCCTGCCGGGACTACAGACGGGGCTTATTGATGCCATCGACAGCTCTCCCCTGACGGTGGCCTCTTTCCAATGGTTCGGGATCACCAAGTATATGACCAACTTACGCTGGGCCGCCATGACCGGTGGCCTGATCATCAATCAAACGGCCTGGGATCGCATCCCTAATGGTCTACGACCGGAGCTGCTCGCAGCGGTTGAAATGCGGGCGATGCGTATTAAGAACGAAATTCGCTATATGGATGATGAGGCGGTGGCATTAATGCAAGAGCACGGCCTGGAAGTGGTAGACATTACCACCGAAGAACGGTCTCAATGGCAACGTTTCTATAACCAGTACGGTCATATACTTC
Encoded here:
- the dctP gene encoding TRAP transporter substrate-binding protein DctP, whose protein sequence is MGSLTGAWLQAGTGPINIKIASLAPEGSPWHQVLQEIAQDWRDISNGQVRLQIYPGGVLGDESDMVRKMRLNQVHAAALTAEGLSYIDRGIYGLSLPLLVNDYAELDWLRAQVEPELRRRYQEKGVIVLAWADVGWVYWFTRQPVRTPDDLRQLRLFTWAGDPHSPRLWKTAGFQAVSLSAVDVLPGLQTGLIDAIDSSPLTVASFQWFGITKYMTNLRWAAMTGGLIINQTAWDRIPNGLRPELLAAVEMRAMRIKNEIRYMDDEAVALMQEHGLEVVDITTEERSQWQRFYNQYGHILRGTLVDSTMYDRVLGLKQIMNSHNFSLP